The Symphalangus syndactylus isolate Jambi chromosome 8, NHGRI_mSymSyn1-v2.1_pri, whole genome shotgun sequence genome includes a window with the following:
- the TM4SF20 gene encoding transmembrane 4 L6 family member 20, producing MTCCEGWTSCNGFSLLVLLLLGVVLNAIPLIVSLVEEDQFSQNPISCFEWWFPGIIGAGLMAIPATTMSLTARKRACCNNRTGMFLSSLFSVITVIGALYCMLISIQALLKGPLMCNSPGNSNANCEFSLKNISDIHPESFNLQWFFNDSCAPPTGFNKPTSNTTTASGWTASSFHFDSEENKHRLIHFSVFLGLLLVGILELLFGLSQIVIGFLGCLCGVSKRRSQIV from the exons ATGACCTGCTGCGAAGGATGGACATCCTGCAATGGATTCAGCCTGCTGGTTCTACTGCTGTTAGGAGTAGTTCTCAATGCGATACCTCTAATCGTCAGCTTGGTTGAGGAAGACCAATTTtctcaaaaccccatctcttgcTTTGAGTGGTGGTTCCCAGGAATTATAGGAGCAGGTCTGATG GCCATTCCAGCAACAACAATGTCCTTGACAGCAAGAAAAAGAGCATGCTGCAACAACAGAACTGGA atgtttctttcatcacttttcaGTGTAATCACAGTCATTGGTGCTCTGTATTGCATGCTGATATCCATCCAGGCTCTCTTAAAAGGTCCTCTCATGTGTAATTCTCCAGGCAACAGTAATGCCAATTGTGAATTTTCATTGAAAAACATCAG tgaCATTCATCCAGAATCCTTCAACTTGCAATGGTTTTTCAACGACTCTTGTGCACCTCCTACTGGTTTCAATAAACCCACCAGTAACACCACCACAGCGAGTGGCTGGACAGCATCTAGTTTCCACTTCGATTCTGAAGAAAACAAACATAGGCTTATCCACTTCTCAGTATTTTTAGGTCTATTGCTTGTTGGAATTCTGGAGCTCCTGTTTGGGCTCAGTCAGATAGTCATTGGTTTCCTTGGCTGTCTGTGTGGTGTCTCTAAGCGAAGAAGTCAAATTgtgtag